The sequence CATCTGCAAAAGTCACTTTAATTGCAAAGGGTGGTAAGACGGTCGTGATGACAGTCGAAGAGTTACTTCCTTATTCCTTTAGAGAATTAAAGTAGTTCTATTTTAATTTGTCTGTTAAACCTTTAGGTTTAATATAAAATGTTACAACAGTTGTTGTTTATAAAATTTAGGAGGGTTCATCTTCATGAACAAGAAAATTATTGGTTTAGGGTTAACTGCAGTAGCAGTATTGGGACTTGCTGCTTGTGGAAACCGTGCAGCTAGGGAAAAAGGTAAGGCAAAGACAGACTTAAAAGTCGCTATTGTCACTGATACTGGCGGTGTTGATGACAAATCATTTAATCAATCAGCTTGGGAAGGTTTACAGGCTTGGGGCAAAGATAACGGTCTTAGCAAAGGAAATGGTTTTGATTACTTCCAATCAGCTAGTGAATCTGATTATGCTACTAATCTTGATACAGCTTCATCAAGCGGTTATAAATTAATATTTGGTATTGGCTATGCTTTGCATGATGCTATCGAAAAAACAGCAGCAGATAATAAGAATATCCATTACGTTATTATTGATGATGTTATCCAAGAGAAAAACAATGTCGCTAGTGTTACCTTTGCTGATAATGAAGCTGCTTACCTTGCAGGAATCGCTGCAGCAAAAACAACTAAATCAAAGAAGGTCGGCTTTGTAGGCGGTGTGAAATCTGAAGTGATTACTCGTTTTGAAAAAGGTTTTGAAGCTGGTGTGAAATCAGTTGATAGTTCTATTCAAATTCAAGTTGATTACGCTGGTTCGTTTGGAGATGCAGCCAAAGGTAAGACAATCGCTGCTGCACAATATGCTAGCGGTGCAGATGTTATTTACCAAGCTGCTGGCGGTACTGGTGCAGGGGTATTTAGTGAAGCCAAAGCTGTTAATGAAAAGAAAAAGAAACAAAAAAGTTTGGGTCATTGGAGTTGACCGAGATCAAGCTGCTGAAGGTAAATATACTTCTAAGGATGGTAAGAAGTCTAACTTTGTTCTTGCTTCTTCCTTAAAAGAAGTTGGTAAGGCTGTTCAGTTGATTTCAACAAACACTTCTAAGAAAAAATTCCCGGGCGGTAAAGTGACAACTTATGGTCTTAAAGATAAAGGGGTTGATTTAGTACCAACACATTTGTCTAAAGAGGGTAAAAAGGCTGTTGATGATGCTAAGAAGAAAATTGTATCTGGTGATGTTAAAGTTCCAGAGAAATAAACTTTTAAAGGCGATCGTGTCGGTCGCTTTTTTCAAGCTGAGATATTTGTATCTCAGTAAAATCTACTAATTTTAGTAGATTTTACTGAAGTATAAAATTTCTGAAAGGAAAAGATTATGGCGCAACATGTCATTGAAATGAGAGAGATTACTAAAAAATTTGATGATTTTGTGGCTAATGATCATATCAATCTTGATCTCAGAAAAGGTGAGATTCATGCTTTGCTTGGTGAAAATGGAGCAGGGAAATCAACTTTGATGAATATGCTTGCAGGTTTGCTTGAACCTACTAGTGGTAGCATTAAGATTAATGGTTCGGCTGTTACGATTGATTCGCCCTCTAAATCAGCTCAATTAGGTATCGGGATGGTTCACCAACATTTTATGTTAGTTGAAGCATTTACGGTCACTGAAAATATCATTTTGGGAAATGAAGTTGTCAAAAATGGCATATTAGATCTTAAAAAAGCTAGTCAAGAAATTAAAGCACTTTCTGAAAAGTATGGTTTAGCTGTAGATCCCAATGCTAAGATTGCCGATATTTCTGTCGGTGCTCAGCAACGTGTTGAAATTCTTAAGACACTTTATCGTGGTGCTGATATTTTGATTTTTGATGAACCAACCGCTGTTTTGACACCTTCTGAAATTCAGGAATTGATGACTATTATGAAGAGTCTTGTCAAAGAAGGCAAATCTATTATTTTGATTACTCATAAGTTGGATGAAATTAGGTCAGTAGCTGATCGTGTTACTGTAATTCGTCGTGGTAAGAGTATTGAGACAGTTGAGGTCTCTGGCACCACTTCACAGGATTTAGCTGAAATGATGGTTGGTCGTTCTGTTTCATTTACAATAGAAAAAACACCAACAAAATCTAAAGAAACCATTTTGTCTATCAAAGATCTGATAGTCAATGAAAACAGAGGAATCCCTGCTGTTAAGGGCTTGTCTTTGGAGGTTAAGGCTGGTGAAATTATCGGTATTGCTGGTATTGATGGCAATGGGCAAAGTGAATTAGTTCAAGCTATCACAGGGTTACGGAAGATAAAGTCTGGTCGTTTAACGATCAAAGGTCAAGATGTCAGCAGACTATCAACACGTCAAATTACAGAACTCAGTGTTGGTCATGTTCCTGAAGACCGTCATCGTGATGGTCTGATTCTTGAGTTAACTATGGCAGAAAACCTCGCTCTTCAAACGTATTATAAGGACCCCTTAAGTCATAATGGTGTTTTGAATTATCGTAAAATCAATGAACATGGTCGTCGCTTAATGCAGGAATTTGATGTTCGCGGAGCTAATGAACTTATTCCAGCCAAAGGATTTTCAGGAGGCAATCAGCAAAAAGCTATCATTGCTCGTGAGGTTGACCGTGATCCAGACTTATTAATTGTGAGTCAGCCGACACGAGGTCTTGATGTTGGAGCTATTGAATATATTCATAAACGTTTAATTGCAGAGCGTGATGAAGGCAAGGCTGTTCTATTAGTCAGTTTTGAACTTGATGAAATTCTCAACCTGTCAGATCGTATTGCTGTTATTCATGATGGTCAAATCCAAGGTATTGTCACACCAGAAACAACTAATAAACAAGAACTAGGAATTTTAATGGCTGGTGGCAATATTGAAAAGGAGGAAGTAAATGTCTAAGAAAACACAAAAGCTGGTAGTTCCTCTGATTTCAGTTGTCTTGGGGATTATACTAGGTGCCATTATCATGGTGATTTTTGGTTATGATCCTATTTGGGCTTATGAAGGGTTATTTCAAAAAGCCTTTGGCAGTCTCAAGGATATTGGCGAAATTTTTCGCGCTATGAGCCCTTTGATTTTAATTGCTCTTGGTTTTGCTGTTGCAAGCCGTGCAGGTTTTTTCAATATTGGTTTATCTGGTCAAGCCTATGCTGGTTGGATTGCTGCTGGATGGTTTGCTCTAGCTAATCCTAGCCTGCCTCGTCCCCTGATGATTCTAATGACAGTGCTTATTGGAGCAGTAGCAGGAGGTGTTGTTGGTGCTATTCCTGGCTTCTTACGAGCTTATTTAGGAACCAGTGAAGTCATTGTAACGATTATGGTGAATTACATTGTTCTTTATATTGGTAACGCTATTATTCAAGACGGCTTTGCTAAGAATATCATGAGAAATGCAGACTCTAGTATCTATGTTGGTCATAATGCCAGCTATCAGACAGAATGGCTGCGCGCCTTGACAAATAATTCACGAATGAATATCGGCTTTTTCTTGGCAATCATTGC comes from Streptococcus troglodytae and encodes:
- a CDS encoding ABC transporter ATP-binding protein, which translates into the protein MAQHVIEMREITKKFDDFVANDHINLDLRKGEIHALLGENGAGKSTLMNMLAGLLEPTSGSIKINGSAVTIDSPSKSAQLGIGMVHQHFMLVEAFTVTENIILGNEVVKNGILDLKKASQEIKALSEKYGLAVDPNAKIADISVGAQQRVEILKTLYRGADILIFDEPTAVLTPSEIQELMTIMKSLVKEGKSIILITHKLDEIRSVADRVTVIRRGKSIETVEVSGTTSQDLAEMMVGRSVSFTIEKTPTKSKETILSIKDLIVNENRGIPAVKGLSLEVKAGEIIGIAGIDGNGQSELVQAITGLRKIKSGRLTIKGQDVSRLSTRQITELSVGHVPEDRHRDGLILELTMAENLALQTYYKDPLSHNGVLNYRKINEHGRRLMQEFDVRGANELIPAKGFSGGNQQKAIIAREVDRDPDLLIVSQPTRGLDVGAIEYIHKRLIAERDEGKAVLLVSFELDEILNLSDRIAVIHDGQIQGIVTPETTNKQELGILMAGGNIEKEEVNV
- a CDS encoding ABC transporter permease, which codes for MSKKTQKLVVPLISVVLGIILGAIIMVIFGYDPIWAYEGLFQKAFGSLKDIGEIFRAMSPLILIALGFAVASRAGFFNIGLSGQAYAGWIAAGWFALANPSLPRPLMILMTVLIGAVAGGVVGAIPGFLRAYLGTSEVIVTIMVNYIVLYIGNAIIQDGFAKNIMRNADSSIYVGHNASYQTEWLRALTNNSRMNIGFFLAIIAIAVVWYLLNKTTLGFEVRSVGLNPHASEYAGMSAKRTIVLSMIISGALAGLGGVVEGLGTFGNVYVQTSSLAIGFDGMAVSLLASNSPIGIFLSAFLFGALSVGAPGMSISDATHVGTPPELIKVVTALIIFFVGAHYIIEHYIKPRKKVEGGQ